The sequence AGAAGGGCGTGGAGCGGGTGAAGGGAACAGCACCCGGTCGCTAACTCGTTTATTACGAACGTTTTTTCCGATCCAGGCGTCACGGAATGGACTCGATTGTGGACTCAAGTCTTCGGCCTGGTCAACGCAGGCCGTTGCGGGTGATCCAAAGCGAGCCAAGCACATCCATCAACAGCCAGAGCATCGGGTTTCATTCGGAAGTCTATCTGTCTACTGGCACACCACGCCACAGGTCGCAACGGACAGGCGAGCTGCCGTCCTCAAAGGACTGGCTCTTCATCGACCGGTGCGGCCTCGTCTTTCACCCGCTCGATGAACCGCTTCATCGGCTCGGAGGGTTCGCCATGGCGGCGCAGTAGGTAGGTAGAGAGCATCGGTGGGATGCCGGCCAGGGGACGAATGGAGATGTCCGGGCGCTGTAGCGTCTGCACCTGCGAGGCGATGGCGAAACCGATGCCGTAGCCGGCGCCGACCAGGGTCAGCATCACGCCCAGGCTGGTCACTTCATCGACCAGCTTGAGGGGCGTGCCTGCGTCCTGCAGCAGCGCTTGAATCTGATGGCGGCAGCCCGATCCCGATTCGGGATGGCACAGAACCAGCGGGAACTTCAAGGCTTCGGCCAGCGGCACCTGCACGTGTGCCAGCAAGGGGTGGCGTGCGGGCACGATCACCGACAGCGGATCGGTCCACACCGGCTCGGCGACGAGGCCATCATGCACCGCGTTTGACAAGCCAAAGCCGATGTCCAGCAGATCGTTGTGCAGCATCTTGAGCTGCTGCGCGAACGGCAGCTCGAAGACGCGAATCTCCAGCTCGGGCTCATCCTCGCGGCTGCTTGCCAGCAAGGTGGCGATGCGGGGTTGCGCCAGGCTGTCGCAGATCGCGATGCGCAGATGGCCCTGGTAGCCCTGTGCCGCCGCCTTGGCGCTCTTGACTGCCTGCTCCACGGTGGCCTGCACGCGCCGGCATTCGCCGAGGAACACCTGGCCGGCCCAGGTCAGCCGCGTCAGGCGTGTGCTGCGGTCGAACAACTGCACGCCAAGCTGGCTTTCCAGGTCGCGCATCGCACGCGACACAGGCGATTGCTCGATGCCCAGACGCTCGGCTGCACGGGCCAGATGCAGCTCTTCCGCAACTGCGATGAAGTAACGCAGCAATCTGAAATCCAAGGCCACCTCCTGCTTGTCTTCTTCTGGTTCAGCCTATCCGGCGCCAGCACCTCCATCCGCATCCCGTCAGCACCTCCTTCGATGGCATCGCGTCGAAGCACTCATGCCTGTCGGGAACAGGCCCGTCGCCGACACGCGCGGAGCAGGCCGGCGCACACAGCCCGGACATTCAATGCTGATGGTCAGCGCCTGCTGCTGCCATGCCAGGGCGGGCAGCGGTGCGCCGGGCACCGCGCGCAGGTGCGCGCGTGTGGCTCGTGTCCGCGATCAGTGCAACCGACGACGACACGCGGACGTCAAGGCGAGCGTGCCGATGCAGTTTCATGAGGGTGTCTTTCGGCTCACCCCGGTTGCTGCCCGGGTCGGTCACGAAGCTCAGTTTCAACACCCGGACTTCTGCGTAGCCGCCAACACCTGGGCGACGCGCTGGCGGGCCCACCAGGCGGTCGCCGCGGATGAAGTCCTCGGGCTGCGGTTGACGCGGCGCGGAGGCCTGCAGCCGCTGTGCGAGCTGCTCGTCGCCCATGCGTCCATCGTTCCAGAACACGCTCCCGTGGGTAGTGACGGACAGGTTCGCCACGTCGGGCTTGATCGGCTTCACTCCATTCAGACCCGGATGCTAATGAGAATTATTATTGATTGTCCGAGGTTTTGTGTGATATGGCAACACCGATGGAATAACCCGGCCTTGCCTGGACACTCGCCGCCTCGCCGGCGACTGAAGGCCGGATGGCGGCAACTGGAAGCCTCTGTGACCGGCATAGCCACCGGGAAGCACTCATGCGGTTCCCTGCGGCCAGAGGAATGGACTCCACTTTCTGGGGGGAAGTACATGAACTTACGCCATCTTCGCTGTTTCATAGCCGTGGCCGAAGAGTTGCACTTTGGCCGGGCGGCGCGGCGGCTGCATGTGGAGCAGTCGCCCCTGTCGCGCACGATCCGCCAACTGGAGGCCGACCTGGGCGTGGCGCTGCTGGAGCGCACGCCGCGCGGCGTGCGCCTGACCCCGGCCGGGCAGGTGTTTCTGGAGGAGGCCCGGCGCGTGCTGCTGACCCTTGAGCAAGCCCAGACCAAGACGCGGGCGGTGGCGGTGGGACACCGGGGCACCCTGCGCATCGCCCTGGCCGGCGGCGTCGGGCGGACCCGGCTGTCGGCGCTGCTCGCGCTGTGCCGCGAGGAGGCGCCGGAAGTGGGCATCCGG comes from Denitromonas sp. and encodes:
- a CDS encoding LysR family transcriptional regulator — encoded protein: MDFRLLRYFIAVAEELHLARAAERLGIEQSPVSRAMRDLESQLGVQLFDRSTRLTRLTWAGQVFLGECRRVQATVEQAVKSAKAAAQGYQGHLRIAICDSLAQPRIATLLASSREDEPELEIRVFELPFAQQLKMLHNDLLDIGFGLSNAVHDGLVAEPVWTDPLSVIVPARHPLLAHVQVPLAEALKFPLVLCHPESGSGCRHQIQALLQDAGTPLKLVDEVTSLGVMLTLVGAGYGIGFAIASQVQTLQRPDISIRPLAGIPPMLSTYLLRRHGEPSEPMKRFIERVKDEAAPVDEEPVL